One region of Pogona vitticeps strain Pit_001003342236 chromosome 1, PviZW2.1, whole genome shotgun sequence genomic DNA includes:
- the CAMKMT gene encoding calmodulin-lysine N-methyltransferase isoform X1 encodes MRAISERNLVFLKSKHSAFKLNADFQRITRRDKRAFLNEQCKEIEENNRKGKTRDLFRKIGDIRGKFCAKMSMIKDKNGRDLTEAEDIKKRWQEYTEELYQKVLDIPDNPDNIVADLEPDILESEVKWALESLANNKASGGDGIPVELFKILKDDAVKVLHSICQQVWKTQQWPEDWKRSVYIPIPKKGSAKECSNYRTIALISHASKVMLKIIQGRLQQYVDRELPEVQAGFRRGRGTRDQIANMRWIMEKAREFQKNIYFCFIDYAKAFDCVDHSKLWQVLKEMGVPDHLIHLLRNLYVGQEATVRTGYGTTDWFKIGKGVRQGCILSPCLFNLYAEYIMQKAGLEESQAGIKIAGRNINNLRYADDTTLMAESEEELKNLVCLVV; translated from the coding sequence ATGAGAGCTATATCTGAAAGAAACTTGGTTTTTCTAAAATCTAAACATTCTGCATtcaaattgaatgcagacttccaaagaataacaaggagagacaagagggccttcttaaatgaacaatgcaaagaaatagaggaaaataacagaaaaggaaaaaccagagatctgttcaggaaaattggagatattagaggaaaattttgtgcaaagatgagcatgataaaagacaaaaatggaagggacctcacagaagcagaagacatcaagaagaggtggcaagaatacacagaggaattatatcagaaagttttggatatcccagacaacccagacaatatagttgctgacctagagccagacatcctggagagtgaggtcaagtgggccttagaaagcctggctaacaacaaggccagtggaggtgatggcattccagtggaactatttaaaatcttaaaggatgatgctgttaaggtgctacattcaatatgccaacaagtttggaaaactcaacagtggccagaggactggaaaagatcagtctacatcccaatcccaaagaagggcagtgccaaagaatgctccaactaccgtacaattgcactcatctcacacgccagcaaggttatgctcaaaatcatacaaggtaggcttcagcagtatgtggaccgggaactcccagaagtacaagcgggattccgaaggggcagaggaactcgagaccaaattgccaacatgcgctggattatggagaaagccagagagttccagaaaaacatctacttctgcttcattgactatgcaaaagcctttgactgtgtggaccacagcaaactatggcaagtccttaaagaaatgggcgtgcctgaccaccttatccatcttctgagaaacctatatgtgggacaggaagcaacagttagaactggatatggaacaacggattggttcaaaattgggaaaggagtacgacaaggctgtatattgtcaccctgcttatttaacttatatgcagaatacatcatgcagaaggctggactggaggaatcccaagctggaattaagattgccggaagaaatatcaacaacctccgatatgcagatgataccactctgatggcggaaagtgaggaggaactaaagaaccttgtgtgtttagtcgtttag